The sequence below is a genomic window from Blastococcus sp. Marseille-P5729.
CGACCGCACCGTCGTCGCTGGGGTCCTCGTCGCCGGCGAGCCGTGGCGCGGGGGCGAGAGCGGCGTCGGCTTCGGGGTCGCGCCACGGGTCGCGAGGCGCCTCCTCCCACCACGTCTTCGAGGGCAGCTCGCCCCCGGTGTACGGCGGCAGGCCGGGCTGGCGCTGTAGATCGGCCGCGCCCTGGGGGCGGCCGAACGCCTTCTGGTAAGCGATCGGCGGGGATGCCTGGGTGTAGCGCTGCTCGAACGGCGGACGGTTGGCGCCAAAGGTCCCCGGGGTGCCCTGCGGGCGACCGAACGCCTGCTGGTAGGCGGCCGGGGGCGGCGGTCGGTGGAACCGGGGCTGGGTGCCGGGCGGCTGCACGAATCCGCCGGCGATACCGGCCGGCCGGCCGAAAGCCTGTTGCTCACCCGGGGAGGGCTGCGGTGCGGCCGGGCGGCCCTGTGGCGGCCCGGCGGCGGGCCGCACGAAGCCGCCATCGACGCCGTCCGGGCGCGCGTACGTCGCGGCGTCCTCAGGAGCGCGCGGCGTGCTCGCGGCCTCCTCAGGAGCGTGCGGCGTGCTTCCGGCATCCTCGGGCAATGAGGACGGGTCAGAGTGGCGCGGGCCGTCGTTCGACATCAATCACAGTCCTTATCGGCGGTCGATCGAGCGACCCTAGCGCTCTGTCGGGGTCGCGTCGTGATCCAGGTGCCGGGTTAGGACGTTCGCGACCTGGATCTGGTGCCCTCGTGCGGGCTGCCCACCGGCCTGGGGCAGGACCGGGCCGGCGACGATCCCGACCAGCGCGACAGTGGCCGCGCTGCTGCGGAAGGTCCGGCCGCGGCGGTTGCCGAGACCGGTTCGGGAGGACCTCTGCGGGTCGGCCGGCGCAGCGACCCGGAACTCGAACCGGCCGGCCCCGTCGGCGTACAACCCCACGTCGTCCAGGCTCCTGGCCCCGAGGTCCGCCGAGAAGGGGATCTGCCCGAGCCGACTCAGCAACGTGGCCGGGACGTCGACGCCGTCGCACCCGCAGCTGAG
It includes:
- a CDS encoding zf-HC2 domain-containing protein, producing the protein MKAFETHLSTEAISAYVDGELAAGARARAARHIATCFECAYAVGVQQQAKDTLSCGCDGVDVPATLLSRLGQIPFSADLGARSLDDVGLYADGAGRFEFRVAAPADPQRSSRTGLGNRRGRTFRSSAATVALVGIVAGPVLPQAGGQPARGHQIQVANVLTRHLDHDATPTER